One window from the genome of Rhodopirellula halodulae encodes:
- a CDS encoding DUF1559 domain-containing protein: protein MTTRMKHRGFTLVELLVVIAIIGVLVGLLLPAVQAAREAARRMSCSNNFKQIGLAIHNYHSAYNAMPKHGSGTFTQYPPDTGINPPGGNRCDLSALVGILPFIEQQGLWEVISNPTDTGFQAMGPWPNRQLADHAAVPYDPWLTNLPSFRCPSDPGVGLPAHGRTNYAVCLGDSGTLCDVGDTADNGTSRGLRVYQQSACRGAFIPRTQTKFRAILDGLSNTIAMGEIITDLGDYDKRSHAVDSPVEVWRENNALSCRQYIDTDRPQFWRNDGSTPFTGDAEQRRGFKWALARPLYTGFVTVLAPNDELCFQGNQEREGDVTPSSRHQGGVHVLMCDGAVKFITDSIEAGNSNSAQVRHGSGFLAPGSQSPFGVWGALGTRAAKEVIDTEF, encoded by the coding sequence ATGACAACTCGAATGAAACACCGCGGGTTCACGCTCGTGGAGCTGTTGGTGGTGATCGCCATCATCGGTGTCTTGGTGGGCTTGCTGTTGCCCGCCGTTCAGGCTGCACGCGAAGCCGCTCGACGGATGAGTTGCAGCAACAACTTTAAACAAATCGGATTGGCAATCCACAACTACCACTCGGCATACAACGCGATGCCGAAGCATGGTTCGGGGACGTTCACGCAGTATCCACCCGACACTGGAATCAATCCTCCCGGTGGAAATCGATGTGACCTGTCAGCACTCGTGGGCATCCTGCCGTTCATTGAACAGCAAGGTTTGTGGGAGGTGATCAGCAATCCGACGGACACTGGATTCCAAGCGATGGGGCCGTGGCCCAACCGCCAATTGGCCGACCATGCTGCGGTTCCCTACGATCCATGGCTAACCAACCTGCCAAGCTTTCGTTGTCCCAGCGATCCCGGAGTCGGTTTGCCGGCCCATGGGCGAACCAACTATGCAGTTTGCTTGGGGGACTCGGGAACGTTGTGTGACGTGGGTGACACCGCGGACAACGGAACCAGTCGTGGTTTGCGTGTCTATCAACAGAGTGCTTGCCGAGGCGCCTTCATCCCTCGGACTCAAACCAAGTTTCGCGCCATCTTAGATGGACTATCCAACACGATCGCGATGGGCGAGATCATCACGGACTTGGGTGACTACGACAAACGTTCGCATGCGGTTGATAGTCCCGTCGAAGTTTGGCGTGAGAACAATGCGTTGTCGTGTCGCCAATACATCGATACCGATCGTCCACAGTTTTGGCGAAACGATGGTAGCACGCCGTTCACCGGAGACGCTGAGCAACGCCGAGGTTTCAAATGGGCGTTGGCTCGACCGTTGTACACCGGGTTTGTCACGGTGCTGGCACCCAACGATGAGCTTTGTTTTCAAGGCAACCAAGAACGGGAAGGTGATGTCACGCCGAGCAGTCGCCACCAGGGTGGAGTCCACGTCTTGATGTGCGACGGTGCGGTGAAGTTCATCACCGATTCTATCGAGGCCGGCAACAGCAACAGTGCCCAAGTTCGACACGGCAGTGGTTTCTTGGCCCCCGGTTCTCAATCGCCGTTTGGGGTTTGGGGTGCCTTGGGAACCCGTGCCGCAAAAGAAGTGATTGACACGGAATTCTGA
- a CDS encoding acetolactate synthase, producing MSFGAGADTQFETMRGREFPAIRQFTIFLENRVGQLLEVVRRFEGTGIRIVALSINDAAECAFVRFLISDADRGREILERAGLAIIESDLVGVELPEGPQPLLRVCTALLQAELNIIQAYPLFMRPHGKPAVAIMVENIDLAMKTLNEKGFRIITEADLDGDGITPDDGF from the coding sequence ATGAGCTTTGGTGCCGGTGCCGACACGCAATTTGAAACGATGCGAGGTCGCGAATTTCCCGCGATCCGTCAGTTCACCATCTTTCTTGAGAATCGCGTCGGGCAACTGCTCGAAGTCGTTCGCCGCTTCGAAGGCACGGGCATTCGAATTGTGGCGTTATCGATCAACGATGCCGCTGAATGCGCGTTTGTGCGGTTCTTGATCAGCGATGCGGACCGCGGCCGGGAAATTCTGGAACGAGCCGGACTGGCGATCATCGAATCCGACTTGGTTGGCGTGGAGCTTCCCGAAGGCCCCCAGCCTCTCCTTCGCGTCTGCACCGCGCTGTTGCAAGCTGAGCTGAACATCATCCAAGCGTATCCGCTCTTCATGCGTCCACATGGCAAACCCGCCGTGGCGATCATGGTCGAGAACATCGATCTGGCCATGAAGACGCTGAATGAAAAAGGATTCCGAATCATCACCGAAGCGGACTTGGACGGCGATGGCATCACGCCGGACGACGGTTTCTGA
- the mnmD gene encoding tRNA (5-methylaminomethyl-2-thiouridine)(34)-methyltransferase MnmD, translated as MPIPNRKHLPTSLEHLEWMISDDGSRTLRDCRIDETFHGGCGAVTESIVVYLLNSGVVERLTSAKATDVLEIGLGTGTNLFLTAAIAEGARTPVRYRVMEPELLPANFYTELRLSEHWSDPKFVQTVVSLGERAKEFRHPEFAGLLREIIEQWQVKMDRGLPQVTDKQCTPVRVFLGRWTEVVLDPCPLSDVDWQAGWRDGSSCSFDAIYFDAFSPANCPELWTTSVFQEMANMLKSHGCLTTYCVKGSVRRDMQRVGFDVKKLPGPEGGKREVLIASRSSVAS; from the coding sequence ATGCCCATCCCCAATCGAAAGCATTTGCCGACATCGCTGGAACATCTGGAATGGATGATTTCCGATGACGGCAGCCGCACGCTTCGGGATTGTCGGATTGACGAAACGTTCCACGGTGGTTGCGGCGCGGTCACCGAATCGATCGTGGTGTATTTGCTCAACAGCGGTGTGGTCGAGCGTCTGACGTCCGCGAAGGCGACGGATGTCCTGGAGATTGGACTGGGAACTGGAACCAATTTGTTTTTGACCGCCGCGATCGCCGAAGGTGCTCGGACGCCGGTCCGCTACCGAGTCATGGAGCCGGAGTTGCTGCCCGCCAATTTCTACACGGAGTTGCGGTTGTCGGAACATTGGTCCGATCCGAAGTTTGTTCAAACCGTGGTGTCACTGGGCGAACGAGCCAAGGAGTTTCGGCACCCTGAATTTGCGGGTCTGCTCCGGGAAATCATCGAGCAATGGCAAGTCAAGATGGATCGGGGGTTGCCGCAAGTCACCGACAAACAATGCACTCCCGTTCGCGTTTTTCTCGGTCGGTGGACCGAGGTGGTCTTGGACCCGTGTCCGCTGAGTGACGTCGATTGGCAAGCGGGTTGGCGAGACGGCTCTTCGTGCAGCTTTGATGCGATCTACTTTGACGCCTTCAGCCCCGCCAACTGCCCCGAGCTTTGGACGACGTCGGTGTTCCAGGAAATGGCTAACATGCTGAAATCGCACGGATGTTTGACCACCTATTGTGTCAAAGGCAGTGTGCGACGGGACATGCAGCGTGTCGGTTTCGATGTGAAGAAGTTACCGGGGCCGGAAGGCGGTAAACGAGAAGTTCTCATCGCTTCTCGCTCATCGGTTGCTTCATGA
- a CDS encoding Dabb family protein, translating into MPRLAHQVFFTTKDRSDETINALLDDCQTYLTDHPGLIDFAVGRCEPEYDRPVNMDFDVVLHTVFEDRAAHDAYQTAPRHLEFIERQKPNWAEVRVFDSNLRD; encoded by the coding sequence ATGCCTCGACTCGCACACCAAGTTTTCTTCACGACCAAAGACCGCAGCGATGAAACCATCAACGCGCTGCTGGATGACTGCCAAACCTATTTGACCGACCATCCAGGTCTGATCGATTTCGCGGTGGGGCGTTGCGAGCCCGAATACGACCGCCCGGTCAACATGGACTTCGACGTCGTTTTGCACACCGTTTTCGAAGATCGCGCGGCGCACGACGCCTATCAAACAGCGCCTCGCCACTTGGAATTCATCGAGCGGCAAAAGCCCAATTGGGCGGAAGTTCGCGTCTTCGATTCCAATCTTCGCGATTGA
- a CDS encoding dienelactone hydrolase family protein, protein MRIQAQSHVDLQTPSGPMRTHLFRPDGPGRYPGVILFSEIYQMTAPIARTAALIAGHGLTVAVPDVYHEYTELGEAFQYDKEGTDRGNKLKIEKEISAYDADARTVIDFFLQDEHCTDQVGSVGICLGGHLAFRAAMNPEVKSGVCFYATDIHKRSLGRGMNDNTLDRMDEVHAEMMMVWGRQDPHISGEGRRLIYDAMTSANIHFSWHEFNGEHAFMRDEGHRYDPELALLLNSMMCKHLNRHLK, encoded by the coding sequence ATGCGAATCCAAGCCCAATCTCACGTCGATTTGCAAACTCCTTCCGGCCCCATGCGAACGCATCTGTTTCGCCCCGATGGCCCCGGCCGATACCCAGGCGTCATCCTGTTCAGTGAGATCTATCAAATGACCGCCCCAATCGCTCGCACGGCGGCTTTGATCGCGGGACATGGGCTGACGGTGGCGGTCCCTGATGTTTATCACGAATACACCGAACTTGGCGAAGCTTTCCAGTACGACAAAGAGGGCACCGATCGTGGTAACAAGCTGAAGATCGAAAAAGAAATCTCCGCCTACGATGCGGACGCAAGAACGGTGATTGACTTCTTTCTGCAAGACGAACATTGCACGGACCAAGTCGGTTCCGTGGGGATCTGCTTGGGTGGACACCTCGCGTTTCGAGCCGCGATGAATCCAGAAGTGAAGTCTGGTGTTTGCTTTTACGCCACGGACATTCATAAGCGAAGTCTTGGCAGAGGCATGAACGACAACACGCTGGATCGGATGGACGAAGTCCACGCGGAAATGATGATGGTTTGGGGACGACAAGATCCACACATCTCGGGCGAAGGGCGACGTCTGATTTACGACGCGATGACCTCAGCGAACATTCATTTCTCGTGGCATGAATTCAATGGCGAACACGCCTTCATGCGAGACGAGGGGCACCGCTATGATCCGGAATTGGCGTTGCTCCTGAATTCCATGATGTGCAAGCACCTCAATCGTCATCTCAAGTGA
- a CDS encoding peroxiredoxin encodes MSVLVTQKAPEFTATAVMPDGTFKDDFSLSDYKGKYVLLFFWPLDFTFVCPTEIIAFSDRAKDFQDLGVEIIGVSIDSHFTHLAWTNTPRNEGGIGKTEYPLVADLNKQISRDYDVLLDGGVALRGLFLIDQEGVVRHQVVNDLPLGRSVDEALRMVKALQYFEKNGEVCPANWQEGSRTIKADVEGSKEFFGAEYNG; translated from the coding sequence ATGAGTGTTCTGGTCACCCAAAAAGCTCCTGAATTCACCGCCACCGCCGTCATGCCCGACGGCACCTTCAAGGACGACTTCAGCCTGTCGGACTACAAGGGCAAGTACGTTTTGTTGTTCTTCTGGCCACTGGACTTCACGTTCGTTTGCCCAACAGAAATCATCGCCTTCAGCGATCGAGCCAAGGATTTCCAAGACCTTGGCGTCGAGATCATCGGCGTCTCGATCGACAGCCACTTCACGCACTTGGCATGGACCAACACGCCTCGTAACGAAGGCGGCATCGGTAAGACGGAATACCCATTGGTCGCCGACCTGAACAAACAAATTTCGCGTGACTACGACGTACTGCTCGACGGTGGCGTTGCTCTGCGAGGTTTGTTCTTGATCGACCAAGAAGGCGTTGTGCGTCACCAAGTCGTCAATGACTTGCCACTGGGACGCAGCGTCGACGAAGCACTTCGCATGGTCAAAGCCCTGCAATACTTCGAGAAGAACGGCGAAGTCTGCCCAGCCAACTGGCAAGAAGGTTCGCGTACAATCAAAGCGGACGTTGAAGGCAGCAAAGAGTTCTTCGGCGCTGAATACAACGGCTGA
- a CDS encoding ferrochelatase, with protein MSELPPYDSFLLVSFGGPEGPDDVMPFLENVLRGKNVPRERMLEVAEHYKHFGGVSPINEQNRQLIDALQKRFDANGIDLPIYWGNRNWEPYFADTLRQMQNDGKKRALAFFTSMFSCYSGCRQYRENIIAAREEVGDDAPLVEKVRMGFNHPGFIAAMADNVRRAAESIDQSPATTKLLFTAHSIPMGMADNCDYEKQLRESSRLVAEACGATDWDLVYQSRSGPPSQPWLEPDVLDAIAEMDDAKKLDSLIILPIGFVSDHMEVLFDLDEEAAQLCEERGIKMARASSAGTHPEFVEMICGLVQERLGVSADKPALGSLGPWHDVCPQDCCTYTPRRPPSAAGGRPVQAN; from the coding sequence ATGAGTGAACTCCCTCCCTACGACTCATTCCTGCTGGTTTCCTTTGGCGGACCGGAAGGCCCTGACGACGTGATGCCGTTTTTGGAAAACGTGCTGCGTGGCAAAAACGTTCCGCGGGAACGGATGCTGGAGGTGGCCGAGCACTACAAACACTTCGGCGGTGTCAGCCCGATCAACGAGCAGAACCGCCAATTGATCGACGCCTTACAAAAGCGGTTCGACGCCAACGGAATCGACCTGCCGATCTACTGGGGCAATCGGAACTGGGAGCCGTACTTCGCTGATACGTTGCGGCAAATGCAAAATGATGGCAAGAAACGCGCGTTGGCGTTCTTCACCAGCATGTTCAGTTGCTACAGCGGGTGTCGCCAGTACCGCGAAAATATCATCGCCGCTCGTGAGGAAGTCGGCGACGATGCTCCGCTGGTTGAAAAAGTTCGTATGGGTTTCAACCACCCGGGTTTCATCGCCGCGATGGCAGACAACGTCCGTCGCGCCGCGGAATCCATCGATCAGTCACCAGCCACCACAAAGCTCCTGTTCACGGCCCACAGCATTCCCATGGGGATGGCCGACAACTGCGATTACGAAAAACAGCTTCGTGAATCGAGTCGCTTGGTCGCGGAAGCTTGCGGCGCGACGGATTGGGACTTGGTGTACCAAAGCCGCAGCGGGCCGCCGTCCCAACCGTGGTTGGAACCGGACGTTTTGGACGCAATCGCGGAAATGGACGACGCGAAAAAGTTGGATTCGCTGATCATTCTGCCGATCGGGTTCGTCAGCGACCACATGGAGGTCTTGTTTGACCTGGACGAGGAAGCCGCTCAGCTTTGTGAAGAACGAGGCATCAAAATGGCGCGAGCCTCCTCGGCGGGGACCCACCCTGAATTCGTCGAGATGATCTGCGGTCTGGTCCAGGAACGCCTGGGCGTCTCGGCGGACAAACCGGCGCTCGGGTCATTGGGACCATGGCACGATGTCTGCCCCCAAGACTGCTGCACCTACACGCCACGGCGTCCACCCAGTGCGGCCGGCGGGCGACCGGTTCAAGCCAATTGA
- a CDS encoding YidC/Oxa1 family insertase periplasmic-domain containing protein: protein MERRLFSFILSSMAFFLIYMSLRTMFAPPQAPENAEVAQVDELTPETETETTSEAETEETSAEPESDESDSIERPDSPTWSTLGSMDPKSGYLMLVTLNSRGGGIERIELTERKENGRLKYRRVDVRSGYLGYLAADPTATELGIRVNIVGPGTPAALATAPGITGGLQVGDVITGFNGENVNNLTMLRAAMLETKPGDTAKVTVLREEESIEFTTELTEHPLDLIRLAEHGGDDEVDGNLSRLSCLLTVGRVGRREIETGQKTIEGMVDTGDLIWNSSADDGAVSYQLQLSDSEMKAISGKSVGLQRSYSLQPGSYSLDMDVQLDNQADEAQELAYRIEGANGITLEGWWYSNKISPNWGGSAARDIVYKTTAEGHELVSGYALLKRAKNPAEAKDQTLFAPDSAPPARDLRYIGVDAQYFTVAMLPPEGQETLKTFRRAAANIVADPLAVPENKERAVNTSFYLDSVIADVPPGSSIKQSLRLFAGPKQPDVMTSYGLDDCIYYGWFSFVAKPLGWLLHLLSNVGNYALAIVLLTLCVRGLMFPLSRKAAINAQRMQELAPELKKIAEKHKDDMEARIRAQRELQQRVGFNPMAGCAPMFLQLPIFIGLYRTLSVDIELRQAAFASWTTWASNLAAPDMMYYWGDWMWDYLSGRGTGWLGPYFNVLPMIVVSLFLAQQKMFMPPATDEQTAMTQKMMNYMTLIMGLFFFRVPAGLCIYFITSSLWGIGERILVKKTLPTKPHFDPAMLQGGDGAGTVQGSVNSGGRSGKDNGGKKTPSLADMVRQRVAPEEEAAPLPKDRKRPPSKGKKKR from the coding sequence GTGGAACGCCGACTCTTTTCGTTCATCCTTTCCTCGATGGCGTTTTTCCTGATTTACATGTCCCTTCGGACAATGTTTGCGCCACCGCAAGCTCCGGAAAACGCCGAAGTCGCCCAGGTCGACGAACTCACTCCGGAAACAGAAACGGAAACGACCTCCGAAGCGGAAACCGAGGAGACATCCGCAGAACCCGAGAGTGACGAATCCGACAGCATCGAGCGTCCTGACTCGCCGACTTGGTCGACGCTCGGATCCATGGATCCCAAGAGCGGCTACTTGATGCTGGTCACGCTGAACAGTCGCGGCGGCGGAATTGAGCGAATTGAACTGACCGAGCGAAAAGAAAACGGACGGCTGAAATATCGCCGAGTCGATGTCCGGTCGGGTTACCTGGGTTACCTCGCAGCCGATCCAACCGCGACCGAACTTGGGATCCGCGTCAACATTGTCGGCCCGGGGACTCCAGCGGCACTCGCGACCGCGCCGGGCATCACCGGTGGTCTGCAAGTGGGCGATGTGATCACGGGCTTCAACGGCGAGAACGTCAACAACTTAACCATGCTTCGTGCGGCCATGTTGGAAACAAAGCCGGGTGACACAGCCAAAGTCACCGTGCTGCGTGAAGAAGAATCGATCGAGTTCACTACCGAATTGACGGAACACCCGCTCGACCTGATCCGCTTGGCCGAACATGGCGGCGACGATGAAGTCGACGGCAACCTTTCCCGCTTATCGTGCTTGCTCACCGTCGGACGTGTCGGTCGCCGCGAAATTGAAACCGGACAAAAGACCATCGAAGGGATGGTCGACACCGGCGACCTGATCTGGAACAGCTCAGCCGACGACGGTGCGGTGTCCTACCAACTGCAACTGTCCGATTCGGAGATGAAAGCGATCTCGGGTAAATCCGTGGGACTGCAACGCAGCTACTCATTGCAACCGGGCAGCTACTCGTTGGACATGGATGTGCAACTCGACAACCAAGCCGACGAGGCTCAGGAGCTGGCCTACCGGATCGAAGGAGCCAACGGCATTACGTTGGAAGGTTGGTGGTACAGCAATAAGATCAGTCCCAATTGGGGCGGATCCGCAGCTCGCGACATTGTTTACAAGACCACCGCGGAAGGTCACGAATTGGTTTCGGGCTACGCATTGCTCAAGCGTGCCAAGAATCCAGCCGAAGCGAAGGACCAAACCCTTTTTGCACCCGACTCGGCACCTCCGGCACGCGACCTTCGCTACATCGGCGTTGACGCTCAATACTTCACGGTCGCCATGCTGCCACCGGAAGGACAAGAAACACTCAAAACGTTTCGACGTGCCGCCGCCAACATCGTCGCCGATCCTCTCGCGGTTCCGGAAAACAAAGAACGCGCCGTCAACACCAGCTTTTACCTGGACAGCGTCATCGCCGACGTCCCACCGGGATCATCCATCAAACAATCCTTGCGACTGTTTGCCGGTCCCAAGCAACCCGATGTCATGACCAGCTACGGCTTGGATGACTGCATCTACTACGGTTGGTTTTCGTTTGTTGCCAAACCGCTAGGTTGGTTGCTGCACCTGCTTTCCAACGTCGGCAACTACGCCCTGGCAATTGTCCTACTCACCCTTTGCGTTCGTGGATTGATGTTCCCGCTGTCACGCAAAGCTGCCATCAATGCCCAACGCATGCAGGAGTTGGCGCCGGAGCTGAAGAAGATTGCAGAAAAGCACAAGGACGACATGGAGGCTCGAATTCGAGCCCAAAGAGAGCTTCAGCAGCGTGTTGGCTTCAACCCGATGGCCGGTTGTGCCCCGATGTTCTTGCAACTGCCGATCTTCATTGGTCTGTACCGAACCCTGTCGGTCGACATCGAACTCCGCCAAGCCGCCTTTGCATCGTGGACGACTTGGGCTTCCAACTTGGCCGCTCCGGACATGATGTACTACTGGGGCGACTGGATGTGGGACTACTTGTCCGGCCGCGGGACCGGCTGGTTGGGACCGTATTTCAACGTGCTGCCGATGATCGTGGTGTCGTTGTTCCTGGCCCAGCAAAAGATGTTCATGCCGCCGGCGACGGACGAACAAACCGCGATGACGCAGAAGATGATGAACTACATGACGTTGATCATGGGGCTGTTCTTCTTCCGTGTTCCTGCGGGTCTTTGCATCTACTTCATCACCAGCAGCCTGTGGGGCATTGGCGAGCGCATCTTGGTCAAGAAAACCTTGCCCACAAAACCACACTTTGATCCTGCCATGCTGCAGGGCGGCGACGGTGCCGGCACGGTCCAAGGATCCGTCAACTCCGGCGGTCGATCCGGCAAGGACAATGGCGGCAAGAAAACACCAAGTCTCGCCGACATGGTTCGCCAACGCGTTGCCCCCGAAGAAGAAGCCGCTCCGCTGCCCAAGGATCGTAAACGCCCACCGTCCAAAGGCAAGAAGAAACGCTGA
- the aspS gene encoding aspartate--tRNA ligase has protein sequence MLRTHTCGALRKSDVGSPVTLCGWVDSKRDHGGAVFIDLRDRYGITQVVIGPPEAGETLIKQAGHVPNESVILIRGVVADRLEGKTNAKLATGEIEVRSEHFEILSAAETPPFTPGQSDLPGEDLRLKYRFLDLRRKEMQQALIRRSEIIKCMRDYFAEHDFIDVETPILGRSTPEGARDYLVPSRVHPSNFYALPQSPQLYKQILMVAGFDRYVQVAKCFRDEDLRADRQPEFTQLDLEMSFVDSEDIIGLIDGLVAKTAKQVLGKDISLPLPRMTYAEAMRRFGSDAPDLRFGLEIVDVTSVAAKTEFRVFRGTADAGNFVRGINVKESAMKFSRRQIDELTTWVQQDFGAKGLAWFRVEDDGTLWSPIAKNFEPEHLAEIKELLGGEPGDLLMFLADTWEVTCKGLSGLRKRLAAELKLYEEGELNCSWVTEFPMFEKDEEADRYVAMHHPFTAPLEEDLPLLKESPEKCRAQAYDLVINGSEAGGGTIRIHNSDVQSQVFELLGMDEETARDRFGFLLDALRFGAPPHGGIALGVDRWVMLFAGLENIREVIAFPKTQKAADLMTGAPGEVDADQLNELHLRTVSVKT, from the coding sequence GTGTTACGAACCCACACCTGCGGCGCGCTTCGCAAATCTGACGTCGGCTCCCCCGTGACCTTGTGCGGATGGGTGGACAGCAAACGAGACCACGGCGGAGCCGTTTTCATCGATTTGCGGGATCGATATGGCATCACCCAAGTTGTCATCGGTCCTCCCGAAGCGGGCGAAACGCTGATCAAACAAGCCGGACACGTGCCCAACGAGAGCGTGATCCTGATCCGCGGCGTGGTGGCCGATCGACTGGAAGGCAAAACCAACGCGAAGCTCGCGACTGGCGAAATCGAAGTCCGCAGCGAGCACTTCGAGATTTTGTCCGCCGCGGAAACGCCTCCGTTCACCCCCGGTCAATCCGATCTGCCCGGCGAAGACTTGCGTTTGAAGTATCGCTTCCTGGACCTGCGTCGCAAGGAAATGCAACAGGCTTTGATCCGCCGCAGCGAGATCATCAAGTGCATGCGTGACTACTTTGCCGAGCACGACTTCATTGATGTCGAGACTCCCATCCTGGGCCGTAGCACACCCGAGGGCGCTCGCGATTACCTGGTCCCCAGCCGTGTCCACCCCAGCAACTTCTACGCGTTGCCCCAGTCGCCGCAGCTCTACAAACAAATCTTGATGGTCGCCGGTTTCGACCGATACGTCCAAGTCGCGAAGTGTTTCCGTGACGAAGACTTGCGAGCCGACCGCCAGCCCGAGTTCACCCAACTCGACTTAGAAATGTCCTTCGTCGATTCCGAAGACATCATCGGTCTGATCGATGGGTTGGTTGCCAAAACAGCCAAGCAGGTTTTGGGCAAAGACATTTCGTTGCCATTGCCTCGCATGACCTACGCCGAAGCGATGCGTCGCTTCGGGTCGGATGCTCCGGATTTGCGTTTCGGTTTGGAAATCGTCGATGTCACGTCGGTGGCTGCGAAAACAGAATTCCGCGTGTTCCGCGGAACCGCCGATGCGGGCAACTTCGTTCGTGGCATCAACGTTAAAGAATCCGCCATGAAGTTTTCGCGGCGTCAGATCGACGAGCTCACGACTTGGGTTCAGCAAGATTTCGGTGCCAAGGGACTCGCATGGTTCCGTGTCGAAGACGATGGCACGTTGTGGAGCCCCATCGCGAAGAATTTCGAGCCGGAACACTTGGCTGAAATCAAAGAACTGCTGGGCGGCGAGCCCGGCGACCTGTTGATGTTCCTGGCCGACACCTGGGAGGTCACCTGCAAAGGCCTGTCCGGTCTCCGCAAACGCTTGGCTGCTGAACTGAAGCTCTACGAAGAAGGCGAGCTGAACTGCAGTTGGGTGACTGAGTTTCCGATGTTCGAAAAGGACGAAGAAGCGGACCGCTATGTCGCCATGCACCACCCCTTCACCGCTCCTCTCGAAGAAGACCTGCCGCTTCTGAAAGAGTCGCCCGAGAAGTGCCGTGCCCAAGCCTATGACTTGGTCATCAACGGCTCGGAAGCCGGTGGCGGAACGATTCGAATCCACAACAGCGACGTTCAATCGCAAGTGTTCGAGTTGTTGGGCATGGACGAAGAAACCGCTCGCGATCGATTTGGATTCTTGCTCGACGCATTGCGGTTCGGTGCACCTCCGCACGGCGGCATCGCCTTGGGCGTGGACCGCTGGGTCATGCTCTTCGCAGGGCTGGAAAACATTCGCGAGGTGATCGCCTTCCCGAAAACTCAGAAGGCTGCCGACTTGATGACCGGTGCTCCCGGTGAAGTCGATGCGGATCAGCTGAACGAACTGCACTTGCGAACGGTGTCGGTCAAGACCTGA
- a CDS encoding CAP domain-containing protein, which yields MRSLIAMGFVWLMVGTLSGQEDVQTTSSPDDMVREVERAIVARINDYRDERELAKLQVNKTLQKTAKKFATFMAESGKYGHQADGNTPAERAAAEGYEYCVVRENIAYRTNTAEVTAKSLTEVFVPGWIESPPHHENIVAPHITQTAAAVATEDGVTYYAVHLFGRPKSEQIEISVINDSGKTQTLSITTNDSVDQIEMPRRTTLKLTRCFPTTFRVKGRDGEKEIRKSAELTLTKSGWKVSE from the coding sequence GTGCGGTCTTTGATAGCGATGGGGTTTGTGTGGCTGATGGTGGGAACGTTGTCCGGCCAGGAGGATGTTCAGACGACATCCAGCCCAGATGACATGGTTCGTGAAGTGGAACGGGCGATCGTTGCAAGGATCAATGACTACCGGGACGAACGAGAACTCGCCAAGTTGCAGGTCAACAAAACGTTGCAAAAGACCGCGAAAAAATTCGCGACCTTCATGGCTGAGTCGGGCAAGTATGGTCACCAGGCGGATGGAAACACTCCCGCCGAACGTGCTGCGGCGGAAGGCTACGAGTACTGCGTCGTCCGTGAGAACATCGCGTATCGTACGAACACAGCGGAAGTCACCGCTAAAAGCTTGACCGAAGTGTTTGTGCCTGGATGGATTGAATCGCCGCCACACCACGAGAACATCGTGGCGCCGCACATCACGCAGACGGCCGCGGCGGTGGCGACTGAGGACGGCGTGACGTACTACGCCGTTCATCTGTTTGGTCGACCCAAGTCGGAACAGATCGAGATCAGCGTGATCAACGATTCCGGCAAGACTCAAACGCTGAGCATCACCACCAATGACAGCGTGGATCAGATCGAGATGCCTCGGCGAACCACGTTGAAACTGACTCGTTGTTTCCCGACCACGTTCCGCGTCAAAGGGCGGGATGGGGAAAAGGAAATTCGCAAATCGGCGGAGTTAACGCTGACCAAGAGCGGATGGAAAGTATCCGAGTGA